The following are from one region of the Paenibacillus sp. KS-LC4 genome:
- a CDS encoding carbohydrate kinase: protein MFGFEDKIAFGNKGNDLLTVGELLIDMIAADYDESFEGDTFHKFFGGSPSNIAMNVKKLGIHSFVASAVGEDGLGSFLIEQLRKMDIDTSGIQRVNASTSMVVLTKSTATPVPIFYRGADYHLTFDTVLHESLLKSKIVHFSCWPLSMEPARQTIEKVIEIASENHIWIGFDPNYHPMIWKSGEDGTEYVKSIIGKVDVIKPSEDDAERLFGKDTPENQLKKFLELGAKLVILTLGKDGAIVSNGVETLKYSSLATDVVDTTGAGDAFWSGFYTAAIKGFTIKDAISLGLAVSAYQLKYTGAVVDLPKLEVIKESYGI, encoded by the coding sequence GTGTTTGGGTTTGAAGATAAAATAGCGTTCGGAAATAAAGGGAATGATTTATTAACGGTTGGTGAGCTTCTGATTGATATGATAGCTGCTGATTATGATGAAAGTTTTGAAGGCGATACGTTTCATAAGTTTTTCGGCGGGTCGCCTTCGAATATCGCTATGAATGTGAAGAAGCTAGGCATCCATTCTTTTGTGGCCTCTGCTGTAGGAGAAGATGGTTTAGGGTCTTTTTTAATCGAACAATTGCGAAAGATGGATATTGATACGAGTGGGATCCAGCGAGTTAATGCTTCAACGAGTATGGTTGTTTTAACGAAGAGCACAGCAACACCAGTCCCTATTTTTTATAGAGGGGCTGATTATCATTTGACCTTTGATACCGTTCTTCATGAATCCTTATTGAAATCAAAAATCGTACACTTTTCATGCTGGCCTCTTTCCATGGAGCCCGCGCGTCAAACGATCGAAAAAGTTATTGAGATAGCGAGTGAAAACCATATCTGGATAGGATTTGATCCTAACTATCATCCTATGATCTGGAAAAGTGGCGAGGATGGAACCGAATATGTGAAGTCGATCATTGGCAAGGTTGATGTGATTAAGCCTTCTGAGGATGATGCAGAAAGATTGTTTGGAAAAGACACTCCTGAGAACCAGTTGAAAAAGTTTCTGGAGCTGGGTGCAAAGCTAGTCATTCTGACCTTGGGTAAGGATGGCGCAATCGTTTCAAATGGAGTGGAGACGCTTAAATACAGCTCCTTGGCGACCGATGTCGTGGATACGACAGGAGCAGGAGATGCGTTCTGGTCAGGCTTTTATACGGCGGCCATTAAAGGCTTCACTATTAAAGACGCGATAAGCCTAGGCTTGGCAGTCAGCGCCTATCAGCTGAAATATACGGGTGCAGTCGTGGATTTGCCAAAGCTAGAGGTCATAAAAGAAAGCTATGGAATATAG
- a CDS encoding carbohydrate ABC transporter permease, whose protein sequence is MRSPKPLAFLKSILLYIVLLLFLLPFLLVILNTFKTTQQFVENPLSWPKQFNFDNYMKAIDDMDFMTGLLNSSIITISSVFIIIFFSSMTGYMFVRFKWKANSILFFAMLASMTLPFQALMIPLVLIYGELGLLNSQGSLLFMYLGFGVPFAVFTFHGFMKGVPLELEESAFIDGSSRLRTFFQIVVPLLKPVMVTLIVLDTLWIWNDYLLPSLILQSPSMRTLPLSNYGFFSTYSVDFSPLMAGLIMTIIPVLILYLVLQKQIIRGITEGALK, encoded by the coding sequence ATGCGGAGTCCTAAACCATTAGCCTTTTTGAAATCAATCCTGCTTTATATCGTATTATTGCTGTTTTTATTGCCTTTTTTACTAGTCATATTGAATACGTTTAAAACCACTCAGCAATTTGTAGAAAATCCATTGTCTTGGCCCAAGCAATTTAATTTCGATAATTACATGAAGGCCATTGATGATATGGACTTTATGACCGGATTATTAAATTCAAGCATCATTACGATTAGTAGTGTATTTATTATTATTTTCTTTTCGTCCATGACGGGCTATATGTTCGTCCGCTTTAAATGGAAGGCTAATTCTATCTTGTTTTTTGCCATGCTGGCCTCTATGACCCTTCCCTTTCAGGCTTTGATGATTCCTCTAGTGTTGATTTATGGGGAGCTTGGCCTTCTGAATTCACAAGGAAGCCTGCTCTTTATGTATTTAGGATTCGGTGTTCCGTTTGCAGTATTTACTTTCCATGGATTTATGAAAGGTGTGCCGCTTGAGCTCGAGGAGTCAGCCTTCATCGACGGAAGCTCAAGATTAAGAACTTTTTTTCAAATTGTTGTCCCGTTGCTGAAGCCAGTCATGGTCACTCTTATAGTTCTGGACACGCTTTGGATTTGGAATGACTATTTGTTGCCAAGTTTAATTTTGCAATCGCCCTCTATGAGGACATTGCCACTTTCTAACTATGGATTTTTCTCAACCTATTCCGTCGATTTTTCCCCATTAATGGCCGGGTTAATCATGACGATTATTCCAGTACTGATTCTTTATCTTGTGCTCCAAAAACAAATCATTAGAGGAATTACAGAGGGAGCTCTGAAATAA
- a CDS encoding sugar ABC transporter permease: MTNKKLLHNTGTFLIFGGPSIFAFFAVVLIPFLFGLYLTFTNWDVRSGDHTFLGLANYVEVFQDKTFLTQLWFTLKYVLFTVIIANVAAFFLAFALTSGFKGQQLLRTGFFTPNLIGGLVLGYLWQLLFSQVLPYLGKKYGWALFETSWLTDTNKAFWALVIVSAWQLIGYLMIIYISGLMSVPVDVIEAAGIDGANGFDKIRKIILPLTAPAIVICIFISISRSFLTYDLNLALTKGGPFNSTELSSYHVVQKAFLSNEYGVGQSEAVVLFVVVAVIALTQAYFLKKLEVEA, translated from the coding sequence ATGACAAACAAGAAATTGCTGCATAACACAGGCACCTTTCTAATTTTTGGAGGCCCCTCTATATTTGCCTTTTTTGCCGTTGTTCTGATCCCCTTTCTATTCGGACTTTATCTCACGTTTACAAACTGGGATGTACGGAGCGGGGACCATACTTTTTTGGGTTTAGCAAATTACGTGGAGGTATTTCAAGATAAGACCTTCCTCACTCAATTATGGTTTACCTTGAAATATGTGCTTTTCACCGTTATTATCGCCAATGTTGCTGCATTTTTTCTTGCTTTTGCTTTAACTAGTGGCTTTAAAGGACAGCAATTACTCCGAACAGGCTTTTTTACACCTAACCTTATTGGTGGTCTAGTGCTTGGCTACTTGTGGCAGCTTCTGTTTTCTCAGGTTTTACCATATTTAGGAAAGAAATACGGCTGGGCCCTATTTGAAACCTCGTGGCTGACCGATACGAACAAAGCCTTTTGGGCACTCGTTATCGTTTCGGCATGGCAGCTCATCGGCTACCTCATGATTATTTATATTTCTGGACTTATGAGTGTTCCTGTTGATGTTATAGAGGCTGCAGGTATTGACGGAGCAAATGGGTTTGATAAAATTCGTAAAATCATTTTGCCGCTTACTGCGCCAGCGATTGTCATTTGTATTTTCATTTCCATTTCACGTTCTTTTTTGACCTACGATCTGAATTTGGCTTTAACCAAGGGGGGGCCCTTTAATTCGACTGAGTTGTCCTCCTATCATGTTGTCCAAAAAGCTTTTCTTTCCAATGAATATGGGGTAGGTCAGTCAGAAGCCGTTGTATTATTCGTCGTGGTGGCGGTTATTGCTTTGACCCAAGCGTACTTTTTGAAGAAATTGGAGGTCGAAGCGTAA
- a CDS encoding ABC transporter substrate-binding protein, with protein MKRSKVIILGICMVLVLSLLAACSKNNNTSNEAAASSEPNSSQTSKEVKLTFFNTSAEINTVFENLFKVYNQEHPNVTIELIPTAIGGEQLQKFQSLLASGKPATIANLDAGTIHQYKDKFLDLESEKAKYEGLALPGAVDGALLDGKFIGVPYTAQGYGLLYNKRVIDEVIGSSFDPSTFATRSDLEALFKKIEAAGKAPVIIHGADWSLAAHYQGLAYSLQSNNVEENRKFVEELKQGTVDLSTNQAYNGLMDTFDLLKKYNARKADPLVADYNKDSADFAKGEAAFYFMGDWSWAVIGPLEGRDKDFGIIPVPISDNAADFGNSQVAYTEPKLFAIDNSGSTPEQQEAAKAFVEWMITSEASQKAIIGEAGLAMPYKDRKVESSNPMSSAISKYVAEGKTVNIGVINYFPSDWWSKTGASMQKYLVDKVDRAGLTKEVQDYWKSTAGK; from the coding sequence ATGAAAAGATCCAAAGTAATTATTTTAGGTATTTGTATGGTGTTAGTGCTTTCGTTATTAGCTGCATGCTCTAAAAATAACAACACCAGTAATGAAGCAGCAGCGTCCAGCGAGCCAAACTCATCCCAAACGTCCAAGGAAGTGAAGCTTACCTTTTTCAATACCTCTGCTGAAATAAATACGGTTTTTGAAAATCTTTTTAAAGTCTACAACCAGGAGCATCCAAATGTAACGATTGAACTGATTCCCACAGCTATTGGTGGAGAACAGCTTCAAAAATTCCAATCTCTTCTAGCTTCCGGCAAGCCGGCAACGATTGCCAATCTCGATGCAGGAACGATCCATCAATATAAAGATAAGTTCCTTGATCTGGAGTCGGAGAAAGCAAAGTATGAAGGTCTTGCTCTGCCAGGTGCTGTAGATGGCGCATTGCTTGACGGCAAATTCATCGGCGTACCTTATACGGCTCAAGGGTATGGATTGCTATACAACAAACGCGTCATTGATGAAGTGATCGGCAGCTCCTTCGATCCGTCAACGTTTGCAACAAGAAGTGATCTTGAGGCTTTATTCAAAAAAATTGAGGCTGCCGGCAAAGCTCCGGTTATTATCCACGGCGCAGATTGGTCCTTAGCTGCTCACTATCAAGGCTTGGCCTATTCGCTGCAATCCAACAATGTGGAGGAAAATCGTAAATTTGTAGAAGAGCTTAAACAAGGCACTGTCGATTTGTCAACGAATCAAGCATACAACGGTTTGATGGATACATTCGACCTGTTGAAAAAATACAATGCAAGGAAAGCTGATCCATTAGTTGCCGACTACAATAAAGACAGTGCTGATTTTGCAAAGGGAGAAGCAGCCTTTTATTTCATGGGTGACTGGTCATGGGCCGTTATTGGACCGCTTGAGGGACGTGATAAGGATTTCGGCATCATTCCTGTTCCGATCAGCGATAATGCTGCTGATTTTGGAAATTCGCAAGTGGCTTATACGGAGCCAAAATTGTTTGCCATTGATAATTCGGGTTCAACACCAGAGCAGCAGGAAGCGGCTAAAGCTTTTGTTGAATGGATGATTACAAGCGAAGCAAGTCAAAAAGCAATTATCGGTGAAGCGGGCCTTGCTATGCCATATAAAGATCGTAAGGTGGAAAGCTCGAATCCGATGTCTAGTGCGATTTCGAAATATGTGGCTGAAGGTAAAACGGTTAATATCGGGGTTATCAACTATTTCCCTTCGGACTGGTGGTCGAAAACCGGAGCTTCTATGCAAAAATATTTAGTGGATAAAGTCGATCGGGCAGGCCTTACAAAAGAAGTGCAGGATTATTGGAAATCAACCGCTGGGAAATAA
- a CDS encoding LacI family DNA-binding transcriptional regulator → MPKIDDVAKKAGVSVTTVSRILNNRGYISNTTREKVYQVMEELNYQPNELARSLFRKKSNLIGLIIPEIAHPFFSELTQHIEYYAFQNDYKLLLCNSQNDRTKEKQYIDMLKKNQVDGIIMGSMLLETDDYLQLKLPLLSFDRSIAEHVPLVTSDNKAGGGMVAKLLLDKGCRKLAFIYGGIKGYNGDLLNNKSIFSGLRYEGFSAECKERNIEIMNFYLEINDYTDIDNGVELLMDFLQENKDVDGIFATSDVISAYVIQACLKMNRKIPDDIKIIGYDDVALASLIMPRLTSVKQPIEEMAKLSVEIIIQQINGEEVKKDYMLGVSLVERGTT, encoded by the coding sequence ATGCCTAAAATAGATGATGTGGCTAAAAAGGCGGGAGTTTCAGTCACTACTGTGTCTCGCATTCTTAATAATCGAGGCTACATAAGCAATACTACACGCGAAAAAGTTTACCAGGTGATGGAGGAGCTGAACTATCAACCGAATGAGCTTGCGCGGTCCTTGTTCAGGAAAAAGTCGAATTTGATTGGGCTTATTATTCCAGAGATTGCTCACCCATTTTTCAGTGAATTAACGCAGCATATAGAATATTATGCTTTTCAAAACGATTATAAATTACTATTGTGCAACTCGCAAAATGATCGGACAAAAGAAAAGCAATATATTGATATGTTGAAAAAAAATCAAGTGGATGGCATCATCATGGGGAGTATGCTGTTAGAGACAGATGATTATTTGCAATTGAAATTGCCTTTATTATCATTTGACAGAAGTATCGCTGAGCATGTCCCCCTAGTGACCTCTGACAATAAGGCTGGCGGGGGAATGGTGGCAAAATTATTGCTTGATAAGGGCTGCCGCAAGCTGGCATTTATATATGGAGGCATAAAGGGCTATAATGGTGATTTATTAAATAATAAAAGCATATTTTCAGGACTTAGATATGAAGGATTTTCAGCTGAGTGCAAGGAAAGAAACATCGAGATTATGAACTTTTACTTGGAAATCAATGATTATACGGATATTGATAATGGTGTAGAGCTTCTAATGGATTTTTTGCAAGAAAATAAGGATGTTGATGGCATCTTTGCAACAAGTGATGTTATTTCCGCCTATGTCATCCAAGCGTGCTTAAAGATGAACAGGAAAATTCCTGACGATATTAAAATTATTGGCTATGATGACGTGGCTCTAGCCTCCTTAATCATGCCTAGATTAACAAGCGTGAAGCAGCCGATTGAGGAAATGGCCAAACTATCGGTAGAAATTATTATTCAGCAAATTAACGGTGAGGAAGTAAAAAAAGATTATATGCTGGGCGTCTCTTTAGTTGAAAGAGGGACGACCTAG
- a CDS encoding alpha/beta hydrolase yields the protein MNFESRVLPELRATLEQLPPLDLPNDLQLFRGVPVQEVEKSPHVATRTQMISGPASNLLLKIYEPVNRTGTALPALLWIHGGGYVLGHPDSDDALCERFVLDTQCVVVSVDYRLAPEHPYPAAIDDCYAALKWMASASELNIDITRLAVAGASAGGGLTAALSLMARDQGGPAISFQMPLYPMIDDRNVTASSHEISTNRAVWNRDNNRAAWSMYLGEHASGTISPYAAPSRAESYAGLPPTYTCVGQLDPFRDETIEYVARLAQAGVEVEFQMYPGCFHAFELAAPQAEVSKRASKAYVDALNRALNPQNMQG from the coding sequence ATGAATTTCGAAAGCAGAGTATTACCGGAGCTGCGAGCAACGTTAGAGCAGCTTCCACCATTGGACCTGCCAAATGATTTGCAGCTTTTTCGAGGCGTCCCGGTACAAGAGGTAGAGAAGTCTCCTCATGTGGCAACGAGAACCCAGATGATTTCAGGTCCAGCCTCCAATTTGCTGCTTAAGATTTATGAACCTGTGAACAGAACGGGAACAGCCTTGCCTGCCCTGTTATGGATTCATGGCGGGGGGTATGTTCTTGGGCATCCAGATTCAGACGATGCTTTGTGCGAAAGATTTGTTCTGGACACCCAGTGTGTCGTCGTATCCGTAGATTATCGTCTTGCTCCTGAGCATCCTTATCCTGCGGCGATAGATGACTGCTATGCCGCACTAAAGTGGATGGCTTCTGCAAGTGAATTAAACATAGATATAACAAGATTGGCCGTCGCCGGGGCTAGCGCGGGCGGTGGTTTAACGGCGGCACTTTCATTAATGGCCCGTGATCAAGGCGGACCTGCTATTTCTTTTCAAATGCCATTGTATCCGATGATTGATGATCGTAATGTAACAGCCTCCAGTCATGAAATTAGCACAAACCGTGCGGTTTGGAATCGAGACAATAATAGGGCAGCGTGGAGCATGTATTTAGGCGAGCATGCTTCGGGCACCATTTCCCCCTATGCAGCGCCTTCCCGTGCAGAAAGCTATGCCGGACTGCCGCCTACGTATACATGTGTTGGGCAACTAGATCCTTTTCGGGATGAAACGATTGAATATGTGGCACGGCTGGCTCAAGCGGGTGTAGAAGTAGAGTTTCAAATGTATCCCGGCTGCTTCCACGCTTTCGAATTAGCTGCACCGCAAGCGGAAGTCAGTAAGCGGGCTAGTAAAGCCTACGTTGATGCTTTAAATCGAGCATTAAATCCGCAGAACATGCAAGGCTGA
- a CDS encoding LacI family DNA-binding transcriptional regulator, whose amino-acid sequence MSTIKDIAEKVGVSVTSVSRVLNNRGYISGKLKKRVQEAMDELNYQPNQVARSLILKKSNIIGLIIPDVSHPFFGEVTKHIEYYADKHGYKILLCNSQLNMVKEKEYINMLKASQVDGIIMGSHTMDIKEYTSIKLPMVTLDRQIADTIPYISSDNYKGGELATNLLIKKGCKKIAHISGNLHLNLLATLRHDAFKKVITIKGIEHIILQTDLNGFNYAEYDQLVTKMFLENPDIDGVFASSDIIAAQVLKECHRLGKSVPHDVKIVGYDGIQLGKLLTPAITTIKQPTKEIGKMAVRLIMGQIQGEAVSQENILPIELIERETT is encoded by the coding sequence ATGTCGACGATTAAAGATATCGCGGAGAAAGTAGGGGTGAGCGTCACTTCTGTTTCTAGAGTACTCAACAATAGAGGATACATCAGCGGAAAGCTTAAGAAGAGAGTGCAGGAAGCAATGGATGAGCTCAACTATCAGCCCAATCAAGTTGCCCGATCCTTGATTCTGAAGAAATCCAATATTATCGGTCTTATTATTCCAGACGTCTCACACCCGTTCTTCGGGGAAGTGACTAAACATATCGAATATTATGCTGACAAGCACGGATACAAAATATTGCTTTGTAATTCGCAATTAAACATGGTCAAAGAAAAAGAGTATATTAATATGCTCAAGGCCAGCCAGGTAGATGGAATTATTATGGGTAGCCATACGATGGACATTAAAGAATACACCTCTATCAAGCTGCCAATGGTGACCTTGGATCGTCAAATCGCGGATACGATTCCCTATATTTCATCCGATAATTATAAGGGCGGAGAGCTGGCTACAAATTTGCTGATCAAAAAGGGCTGCAAAAAAATTGCACACATCAGCGGAAATCTTCATCTTAATCTATTGGCAACATTGAGACATGATGCGTTTAAGAAAGTGATTACAATCAAAGGCATTGAGCATATCATTTTACAAACGGATTTGAACGGTTTTAATTATGCTGAATATGATCAGCTTGTCACCAAAATGTTTTTAGAAAATCCAGATATAGATGGGGTTTTCGCAAGCAGTGACATCATTGCCGCTCAGGTTTTGAAGGAATGCCATCGACTAGGGAAGTCCGTTCCTCACGATGTGAAGATTGTAGGGTACGATGGTATTCAATTAGGAAAGCTTCTAACCCCCGCTATTACAACGATTAAACAGCCAACGAAGGAAATTGGAAAAATGGCTGTGAGACTCATCATGGGTCAGATACAAGGCGAAGCTGTATCACAGGAAAATATATTGCCGATTGAATTGATTGAGAGAGAAACAACCTAA
- a CDS encoding VanZ family protein yields MTKQRKLIFTITILYTVLIFYFMFLAFGRTGASEQTAGYTFIFLPDSFFKLPTLSELLHPNLMDLVGIGNIIAFIPFGLWIPLLYRITFVRFIILFFLSIIVLETAQAISFLGSFDINDAIQNSLGAVIGFGAYKLGFRSKNGWSNMIITAISSVVLLVGVWGLCGIVDKALTKEAGPFVAIKELMDNSGNLSAGIQANSFKLSGQDVSPRYNMYEAESGNLKTFTYTNKEEIIFFLNYGIPEQLDYSGSVRVFVNGREVLTSSGEDQRLYPELFPAMFEIPIEAGSELTITIEGNEKIWDVGYRRMIYFWN; encoded by the coding sequence ATGACAAAACAACGTAAGCTTATTTTTACCATAACCATACTCTATACCGTTCTAATTTTTTATTTTATGTTTCTCGCTTTCGGTAGAACAGGTGCCTCTGAGCAAACCGCTGGCTACACCTTTATCTTTTTACCTGACAGTTTTTTTAAGCTGCCAACTCTATCTGAGCTTCTACATCCTAACCTCATGGATCTTGTAGGGATTGGGAACATCATAGCCTTTATCCCTTTTGGATTATGGATTCCATTATTATATCGAATCACTTTTGTTCGATTTATTATATTGTTCTTTTTGTCTATTATTGTACTGGAAACCGCACAGGCAATTTCGTTTCTCGGCAGCTTCGATATTAACGACGCCATTCAAAACTCATTAGGTGCAGTAATTGGTTTTGGGGCGTATAAGCTTGGTTTTCGTTCAAAAAATGGTTGGAGCAATATGATAATAACCGCCATTTCCTCTGTGGTTCTTTTAGTAGGGGTATGGGGCTTGTGTGGGATTGTGGATAAAGCGTTGACTAAAGAAGCAGGCCCCTTTGTAGCGATAAAGGAATTGATGGACAACTCTGGAAACCTATCAGCCGGAATACAAGCAAATAGCTTTAAATTAAGCGGTCAAGACGTAAGCCCCCGCTATAATATGTATGAGGCTGAAAGTGGAAATTTAAAAACGTTCACTTATACGAATAAGGAGGAGATTATTTTCTTCTTAAATTATGGGATACCTGAACAGCTGGACTATTCTGGTAGTGTCCGTGTTTTCGTTAATGGACGCGAGGTGTTGACCAGCTCAGGAGAGGATCAACGCCTTTATCCGGAACTGTTCCCGGCGATGTTTGAAATTCCTATCGAGGCGGGCAGTGAGCTCACGATAACCATTGAGGGGAACGAAAAAATATGGGATGTTGGGTATAGGAGAATGATATATTTTTGGAACTGA
- a CDS encoding GNAT family N-acetyltransferase, with the protein MIQNKKATVNDYEMIINLWERSVMATHHFLSVKDKEEIKKELPMYFPHLDVCLWYIENSIIGFTAINENHLEALFLDPDKMGKGYGKQILEKCINRFGITSVDVNKQNAYATRFYLKNGFGIIGEDLTDGAGRPYPILHLKYKEQQK; encoded by the coding sequence ATGATACAAAACAAAAAAGCAACCGTTAATGACTATGAGATGATTATAAATCTTTGGGAACGGTCGGTAATGGCCACTCATCATTTTTTGAGCGTCAAGGATAAAGAGGAAATCAAAAAAGAATTACCTATGTATTTTCCTCATCTTGATGTATGTCTTTGGTATATCGAAAACTCTATCATTGGTTTTACCGCCATCAATGAAAATCACTTGGAAGCACTATTTCTCGATCCTGATAAAATGGGCAAAGGGTATGGGAAACAAATTTTAGAAAAATGCATCAATCGTTTTGGGATCACTTCCGTCGATGTGAATAAACAAAATGCTTATGCAACAAGGTTTTACTTAAAAAACGGCTTCGGAATAATCGGTGAAGATTTGACGGATGGAGCAGGCCGCCCTTACCCCATTTTACATTTGAAATATAAGGAACAGCAGAAGTAA
- a CDS encoding metallophosphoesterase: protein MRRPLKRVGIYLATATAIVIFLYFQNNALTVSSFQLSSSKLPQGLKDFTIVQLSDVHGKRFGNNQTRLVRKVAKQQPNLIVVTGDLIDSRRGGEEESLELMAEIVKLAPVYYVTGNHEYAYSRYPELEKRLLELGVHVLRNEAASIPLLNRNGAGDGTVAGAGEIRLLGIDDPKFSAYGGHAAEAVEQNIQTAIEDFDNIAGKENAGASTKAEGGKQVKEGLYTILLSHRPELFDVYARAGIDLTFSGHAHGGQVRLPFIGGLVAPGQGLLPVYDAGQYTSGQTNMLVSRGLGNSVIPQRLFNRPNIVVMKLSAAS from the coding sequence ATGCGCAGGCCGTTAAAAAGAGTGGGGATATACCTAGCTACAGCAACTGCTATCGTCATTTTTCTTTATTTTCAAAATAATGCTTTGACGGTGTCATCATTTCAGCTGTCATCGTCCAAGCTGCCGCAGGGATTGAAAGATTTTACGATTGTGCAGCTGTCTGATGTGCATGGCAAAAGATTTGGCAATAATCAGACGCGGCTCGTTCGCAAGGTGGCAAAACAGCAGCCTAACCTTATCGTCGTTACAGGCGATTTAATAGATAGCAGGCGTGGAGGTGAGGAGGAAAGCCTTGAGCTAATGGCAGAAATCGTGAAGCTGGCTCCGGTTTATTATGTGACGGGCAATCATGAATATGCTTATTCGCGTTACCCGGAGCTGGAGAAAAGGCTGCTTGAGCTAGGCGTTCATGTCCTGCGGAATGAAGCGGCAAGCATACCCTTGCTGAATAGAAATGGAGCTGGTGATGGGACAGTGGCTGGAGCTGGGGAAATTCGATTGCTAGGCATCGACGATCCGAAATTTTCAGCGTATGGCGGACATGCTGCGGAGGCGGTGGAGCAAAATATTCAAACAGCTATTGAAGACTTTGACAACATAGCCGGGAAAGAGAATGCAGGTGCCTCCACAAAAGCGGAGGGAGGAAAGCAAGTCAAGGAGGGACTTTACACGATACTGCTCTCTCATCGTCCCGAATTGTTTGATGTCTATGCTCGTGCTGGAATAGATTTGACCTTCTCGGGACATGCCCATGGCGGGCAGGTCAGGCTGCCGTTCATTGGCGGGCTTGTCGCTCCGGGGCAAGGTTTACTGCCCGTGTACGATGCGGGCCAATATACAAGCGGTCAGACGAATATGCTGGTCAGCAGAGGACTCGGCAACAGTGTTATTCCCCAGCGCCTGTTCAATCGTCCTAACATTGTAGTTATGAAGCTGTCAGCTGCAAGCTAG